DNA sequence from the Paramormyrops kingsleyae isolate MSU_618 chromosome 14, PKINGS_0.4, whole genome shotgun sequence genome:
AACGGAGCAGAAGGTGTCCAGATGATAGCTTACCGGGAGCATGGCGATGGGCCCCTTCGGCAGGAACCTCTGCCAGGCTACATTGTTCTCTGTAGACTAACATGGGCAGGGAGAGAGATGGGCAGGAGGTGACAGACAGGAGCTGCTTTAATGCATTGTGGACAAGGAGGTCTCTCTCTCACATACCATATATTCCTATCATTGTGTCAATGTGGGGatcttccattcatttctatgctCCTAATCCTAACTATAAtaatcttaacccctaccaagctctcaccttaaccataagtaaccaaacaatacAAGAGTTTTGCCATTTCTGGTTTAGTATTTTTATAAATTCAAGTTTTACACTGTGGGGACCTGAAACACATCCCTATAAGCTacaaagtaacaggttttaccacattgtgggacATTTGTGGTCCCCAtgtacacgcacacgcacacagctgACCCTCCTCTGTTCATAAGTGTTCAGAGATGCTTTTCATTCTGTATTCATTCCGTATTTACTGCCATTTGACATCTGTAACATTCTCTTAAGTACCTCAGCACAGTTTTGATgggttaaaaaaatacaatatgaataaaaggatttgtttttttaaatcactcAGGTTTGGATATAAAGACAGCTGTCTGCCACTAAGATCTACACATGAATCAGGCTGAAGGACCCTCCGGGTGCCTCTCCTTCTCAGTGTGGGTACGACACACAAACAGAGCGGCTCCTCACTTCAGACAAGCGCAGGACGGCCACCACAGCCGATTGGTCATAGTTCCACTTCACTGTGGGTATTCCAGCCTCCCCCCGCACCATGGAGTTGGGCCCATCCGCGCCGATCTAGGAAAGAGTTGGAAAAGTTCGGTTTGGTCAGCGCTGGCGGAGAGCGCGGTGCAGCCGTCCAGGGAAGCGTGCAGGACTTGGGGAGGAGTCTGAAGCAGGCAGGCCCTCCCCATCAGCCAGAGCAGCCAATGAGGGCTCTTGCTCCATGTCATGTGACACCAGGCCTGTGTATGGAAGCAGGCCAGGGAGTGGTGTGGAAGGTCTCCCCACGCCCCTAGAGTGACACTGACCAGGAGCCTGGTCTGCAGCGTCTGCCCACTGGCCAGGGTCACCTGCACCCAGGGCACGGCCTCCGCCACCAGGCAGGGCCGCGGCCAGCTGTACTTCGCCACCTTACTGCGGTATCTGACCTCCACCTGACCTGAGAGCAGGAGGGCAAACAGAAAAAGGGAGTCACACTCTGGAGCCACGGAGCCGAGCACGAGCCGTGAGAGCCGACAGCACCAGCCGAGTAAAGGCAGCCGGTGAACATCTCCGGACACGCAGAGCCCTGTCACTTTTTccataaaagaaaagaaaaaaaaaaaaaaaaacccaggtTTTGGCTGCGACCGAAGCGGAATGGAAGATCTGCGAACTGCCCCATAAAGCAGTGCTGGTTTCACCCACTGCCAGGCCACAGCCACCAGAGCTCAGCGACGATCCACTCAATGGGCTAGGCGAACTGTGCAGCAGCACCCTGCCAATCAGGCTCCAAAGACCCTCCCACCCACACGCATCCCACCAATGAAACGGCAAGCAGGAAAACATGTGCATCTTGCATCTGGAAAAGGCAAAAAGATGgataaaaacaaatcaaaaaaGGAAACAATGGGGAGGCCGCACAGCGCTGCCAAGCCTGGGACACTCATTTGGGGAATTTCAGCAGGGTTATAACGCCAGTCCTCACGCAGTCACGAGGTCCACGTGCACTCAGAATGCACGAGCCTGGGGTAACACGAGACTGCTGCACGTGCCCTCACACGCAGAGCCCGTCCGAGGCCACTGGTCTCAAATACCAGCGGGGACACGTGCTTCCCGAAGCCAGACCAGGCCCATGTAAAAAGACGATGGTGGAAAAAGTGCAAATAAAGTGCAAGGGGGGACCGAGGGGTGCAGAGACAAACCAGCAAGGCCAGTGCGAGTCATGGTGCGAGAGCCGGGTACCGACCAGCGAGGGACTCCAGCTGAGCTGTCAGGGAGCTGACCACCACGTCGTTCTCCACGATGTAGGCCATCTCGTTACCCAGGTCCTGATTATCAAAGGTGATGAGGGCGTCCGAGCAGGCGTCCCAAACCTAGGCGGCAAACGGGGTGCTCACATTTCGAACTTTGTGCATATTTGTGCGGAACTGAACACATTAAAGCTACTTGACTGGATCCCAAGCCTGGCCACCAAAACCTACATATCATAATATGGGCACCAGTGATCgatctctctcgctctctctctcgcacATGCAGCAAATTCATTAAACCTTCACGCATTGAACCCAAACAAATGCATCTATATGTACTGCCTTGCTCCAGGCCTCCTAAATCATGTGGCTGAGACCGAACTGAACTACCAACTCCCCTGATGGTGCCCATTTTTAATCCCGAAGTTGACCCACCGAAACCACCGCGTCCACAGGCTGGGAAGGGCGGCCGTGTAAAGTTTTTATTTCCATCAGGCTCCGAAATGGCAGGCGTCTCATGGACTGTTGATAAGCATGGCGTTGCTAAGTGCCACCACCGCTGCCTTGTTTAAAGATCTTATCCTCCCCCCCACTTCTAGAGAGGCCGCAGGAACGTGACTGAGCCACTATCAGCGGTCGGCTAGTGACGCCCagcaaatatacattttatttttgaaggCTGGtgttggaggtgctgattttcttGCCTTCCGCTCACATCTCTTTCCACATCCATTACTGCAGGGAAGCCCTGATTGTGGGATCTCCTTttaggaaggggaggggggggggggggagtagtgCGTGTCCTCAGCGATTTAAGGGGCCTGCAAAGGCACAGCATGCGCTTAAGACGGCCGgcaaaaagcaaagaaaggCCGGGCGAGGACGGCGATCATCGGCACGGCGCATTGCAATGACATCTCCCACCGCTGCAGAAACCGCGCGGTTTCTTATTTGGTACAAAAAGGCCACATCTGACACCGGGGACGGCACTCTGGCCGCGGCTGTAAACCGGGGTCACTTTACTGCTGACATCCGCTGTCCCCTCCCGCTTTCATCCGCTTCCCATGATTCACTATAATTAGACGACAGGGATGACGGGTCTCCCATTTCAAAAACGCCATATTGATTTATCGCCCCTTCGTTAAAATACGATCCTAATATATAAACACTTTTCTTGGGGCCTGCAGGAACAGCCAGGGAGCCGCTGGCTTTCCAGTCGACCGTCCTCCCTGCTACCAGCTGCCCGCATGTGATGCTCTAAACCTTATCCTGGATAAAGTGGCAAGATGAGACCCCCATTCAAAGAGGCAGATGCCTTTCATGAAGGAACACGCAGCCTGGAGAAATGACACCGTATACCAGATGTAGACGGGGGGGGAGGGAGTAATAAAACTGAACAGCCGGCTAAGGAGCAGCTGTTTCAAATTGAACGACACTTACAAAAACCTTACGTCTCCCATAAAATTACATAAGACCTGTGGGCCGACCTACAGCTTGAAAAATTGCGCATGGACCGCAATTACGGCCAAACCAGAAACGATCCACGGAGCACAGCATCAAAATTCACAGTGATGAGGGGGAAAGACCACACTGCATGGGAACCACTGCAAATGCGAAATTCACAGTGATGAGGGGGAAAGACCACACTGCATGGGAACCACTGCAAATGCGAAATTCACAGTGATGAGGGGGAAAGACCACACTGCATGGGAACCACTGCAAATGCGAAATTCACAGTGATGAGGGGGAAAGACCACACTGCATGGGAACCACTGCAAATGCGAAATTCACAGTGATGAGGGGGAAAGACCACACTGCATGGGAACCACTGCAAATGCGAAATTCACAGTGATGAGGGGGAAAGACCACACTGCATGGGAACCACTGCAAATGCGAAATTCACAGTGATGAGGGGGAAAGACCACACTGCATGGGAACCACTGCAAATGCGAAATTCACAGTGATGAGGGGGAAAGACCACACTGCATGGGAACCACTGCAAATGCAACATTCACACGAAACGAGCAGCCAGCTCAGGTGAATGCGAGATGATGGGCAGCAGTAAAGGAGCCGCTTCTTCGTGGCTCACCTGCATTCTCTGATAGGGTTTGTACCTCAGCTTCACAATGCGATTCCAGGCACCCACAGCTAAAGCACAAAATAAGAAAATCAGACTCATTGTATGCCTTAGGTCACTTACACGCGTCTTTCAGCTACGACTGGCACTAAAAGTCTTTATATAACATGAAAGACTAGCTCAGACAGTTACAGACTGCTGGAATGAACCAAAAAAATCCCACATTCAGTGAACGTTAACTGTGCTTTACAAAAATGAGTTGGGTCCTGCCAACATTATTAGTTGGTAATGTTAGCACCATTTATTTGGTGGATGACTGTCAGTTCAGAGTAGACAGTGTATTAAACAGCAATAGTTACTATTGCAAGAATACATCAACaattattacatattacagcaaattattacatattacagCAAACCCATTGTGGTGGGTGGTCCATGATAAAAGAAGGGATTAtttcacacaaaaacaacagtTTGGCATTAAAATAGACACATAATATCCAGCCAAAGCCTATACAGAGAGGATACTTTAAGGACAGAAAGAAATTAGGAAAAGGCAAAACCAACaattataataacaataataaaacatttaaaaactacTTTAAGCAGGATGGCTATACCAATACTGTCATAAGTTTCAACTGTAACCATACAGTGGATAATTTCATAAAACTCATAAAGACTCCAGCATGGTTAATATACACATAAAGCAAGAAATCACAACCCTATATAcagaaaatatatgaaaaataaagcattaaaacaGCCCTGACATTTCTCATCTTCACTTCTATGTTCTATGTAAATCTGTTAATACCACAATATAATGCATGCTTAAATTAAGCCAGGATCCTGACATGTTGTGTTCATGTTATCCAGGAAGTCTTATGGGTCTTTCCATCGTCCAACAGAAAGGGGGGGCTCTTGCGAACAGAACGATTGCATGTAAAGACCCAGTCTCCTCAGATAAACCTGTCATACTGGCAGTTCTACATACCACTGAGCAGATTTTCTGACCCTGGGCTGATGGAACTGACTCTGGTGCTATAGGCCTCGGGGACTTTGTCAATCATCTTTTTGTTGCCTGCCTCCAACAGAAGGATCCTCTTACCCTCCAAATTTGGATCCAATCCTGTCAAGAAAACAACACActaaaaaaacactgaaatcagATCCGGGCAACGCAGACAACTTTATGCAATATAATGCAAAAACAGTAAATCACGTTTCACTACTAACACATGGGTCTTGTGGCATTTTAATAACCTATTCTTCAACAATACGTACTTGTGGTATGAGGACagaaatatgcatttaaacaaaTGGTTTCATGAGCGGAGAGCTTTCAACTGCAAACATTTATATGTTAATTACAATCAAGTGACTCCAGCGACCTACCACGATTGAAGCATATAATACTATAAATTTACACCAAAACCGCAATTGCACCCGTTAGTCGCGAACATGTAGTTAGCTGAGCATTTGAACCGGACGAAATCACAGGCATTCCTTCATGTGGGTAGTGGAGAAGGCAGAAAAAGCCAGGGAAGATAACTTGAAGTTTTCCGCGTTAGTATTCAGACAGGGGTATATTAGCTACTGTAAATCTCCGTGCGAAAACCAAACATAATAGTTGAGGTCTGCAGCCTGCTTGCAGGGAGGAAACAAGTTCATTTGATTAGTAGTAGCTTTTTTGCCAGTACCATTACTCACCTAAAGAGCATGCCATTGCAGTCCCTACCATGCCTCCTCCAGAAATTATAACATCATACAGCTGGCTTTCGTTAACATTTGGTTCCCCGCCTGGGTTGGCGTCCCTTGCTTTACTAAAACCCGTGCTTAAGTGTCTCGCAGGATTTTGACAACTTACAGAAACATAACGCCCACCACCCTTTAAAATCCATTTGGCTTTAGTTAGACACAACATCCCAGTGAACATCCGGCTTCGACGAGCGAactagcaaaattatcagaactgaagtgtttttaaagtgttttaaacaCCCTTTACTTGCCCCCTAATCACTGTAACACACAAACCCGTGCGCACTGCGCAGCCATACTGTTTTGACGTACGTAAGAAATGTTAACCCCATGGAATAAACACTTCCGGGTCACGGTCGTCCAATCAGAAAAGGAGTTAAAAGTGTAACGGAGCTGCGCTACATCCGAAAAAAATGAAGCGTTTGCTGACAGCCATATTCGGAGGCACGGCGACTGCTCTCTTTGCAAACATTGCCGCTCAGTTTACTCAATCATATGTCACTCATAAATAGAAATCGGTGTTTGCAAAGTCCGTGACAGAACATTAAaacgtttacatttattttcctgTGATTTTGTTATGGAAAAAGGTTCTGATATTTATACACAGCATAAAGAGTTACCAACGATGCCATATTGTTGAATAAGTGCAAATGAGTGTTAAAATAAATGTGAACATTTATTGCAGTAGCATCTGCAGTGTACATCAGCAAAATAATGCTCCCTTGCATTAAGTGGTAGTGATGTGAGGTTCCTCTCCATGCAGCCGAATGCGGCAGTGGGCGGAGTGTGTCAGCAATGGGGTCTCTTTAGCTCTTCTGTATCAGATGAAAAATGTACACAATTTACTATTACACAGTTTACGAATGTGATTTAAATAATGCCTGTCTCTCCTACCATGTCGTATTTTAACAAGCCAAAAACTGGAGAGCCTTTTGAAGAGGGACAGATAAACACCGAAGATGACTCTGCGACAGAACGATCGCCTTCCGCGAATCAGGTTGTTTTTGAGTTTATAAAACACGTTTTTTTGCGCAAGTGTATGAATGTTATATATTGGATAATGTAAAGCATGGTTTGTACCCCACACCGCTATACGTTTTAGTCCTTTTATATGGCTCAGTtggtaaaattaaaaaatacggAGGTCATAATGGAATAGTTTGGCTTGGTTGACATGGCAACCAGCTCACAGGCAGCGCGACCGGCGAGCAACAGTAAGCCAAGCGCTGCTTTGGAAAGAAAAATCAGCTTATGATATATTCATAAGTCTTCatcttttaaatgcaaaaagtgCATTAAAAATCAGACTATGACCTTCAGTGTGAATCATGATTTTAATTCAGAGAATTAACTTATGATAATTATAGCAATATGCAAAAGAAAACCATGTAATATTAGCTGAGTTCCTGGAATTAATTTGTTCATGtatttaaacaacatataaaaGTATTACGGTTAATCTAGTCATTTATATAGAAATACTTTGTGTGCTTTGTATGGTCTCCCCCCTAAGGACTCTGACTCTGAGGAGATGCTCAAAGACAACCTGCTGGCCTCCCAGTACCTAAAGGGAAGGAGCCCTGCTGAATGGGAGTTGCTGCTCCAGAGGAGGCTGGAGGCTTTACAGGAGGCCCACAGGCAGCAACTGCAGGAGACGGGCCTGCTGCTCTGCCAGGAACTGGAGAGGAGGATTCTGCATGACTCAATGGTGGCGGCAGGAAACGAGAGAAAGGCCAAAGTAAACGATCAGCTCTGCTCCTCTGACAGCCGGCACGATGTCAACAGAGATCCTAACTGCAGGGCCCCAAGGTAACAAGGTatatttttcttacatttttatgAAGGCTTGTGTATTTAAATAACCAGGCAGTAAATTTGgtagtttgtttttctttacaaAAGCATCACCCTGGCAGAGGAATATTCTCTAAAATCAACTGTAATAAAATAGATATagcaaaatgtttaaatgaccCAATAAGAAGGACAAGCATGTTGATCAGTTTCTTCATTAAATTTTTCACAGGCATGAAGGTCCACGGAGATCTAGTTCTTTGTCTGATTTAAACTCAGCAAAGGAAGCTGATTCAGTGGCTCCTACACAACGACAAATAAGCCGGAGACCTTTTACTGCTTCGACAGCCAGGCCTCAGGGTACAACTGTGCCCAAGCCCTTCCGCATGACTCTCAGGGAAACTCAGAGAAGATCTGAGCTTCTTCAGACCGGAGTCCCCCCAGATGCAGAAAAGTTGCTGGAGAACAAGAGGCAGATGGAGGAGATGGAGTGTCAGAAGAAGTTCCACGCTCTTCCTGTACCGGACCACGTGTTCCTGCCGCTTTACCACAACATCACAGAGGTGCGGGAGCAAGCTCG
Encoded proteins:
- the coq6 gene encoding ubiquinone biosynthesis monooxygenase COQ6, mitochondrial encodes the protein MFTGMLCLTKAKWILKGGGRYVSVSCQNPARHLSTGFSKARDANPGGEPNVNESQLYDVIISGGGMVGTAMACSLGLDPNLEGKRILLLEAGNKKMIDKVPEAYSTRVSSISPGSENLLSAVGAWNRIVKLRYKPYQRMQVWDACSDALITFDNQDLGNEMAYIVENDVVVSSLTAQLESLAGQVEVRYRSKVAKYSWPRPCLVAEAVPWVQVTLASGQTLQTRLLIGADGPNSMVRGEAGIPTVKWNYDQSAVVAVLRLSESTENNVAWQRFLPKGPIAMLPLSDTHSSLVWSTSHRHAGELLELDEETFVDAINSAFWSNENHSEMIETAGSLFRTALSLLMPTGSSARQLPPSVAGIEPKSRVMFPLGMGHASEYVRHRVALIGDAAHRVHPLAGQGVNLGFGDVACLTKILSQAAFDGKDLGAIQHLLEYETDRQRHNLPMMAAIDLMKRLYSTNAAPVVLLRTLGLQATNAVPPLKEQIMAFASK